In a single window of the Ignavibacteria bacterium genome:
- the mreD gene encoding rod shape-determining protein MreD, producing the protein MNEYLKYGGILLVLILLQKTVISFIDVTEFRITPDLVLIGLVYVGIKRGKITGSIAGFVSGLILDIFSFSFIGLMALSKTAAGFVSGFFNNEQKTERYLNSYIFIIIVSVCSVVNNIVYFTFYFQGTNLTFIDILIRYVLPTTVYTALFSIFPVIFARRRRFAR; encoded by the coding sequence ATGAATGAATACCTGAAATACGGCGGGATACTTTTAGTACTGATACTTCTGCAGAAAACAGTTATTAGCTTTATCGATGTAACTGAATTCCGAATAACTCCGGATCTTGTACTGATAGGGCTGGTATATGTTGGCATAAAACGCGGCAAGATAACAGGCAGTATTGCAGGCTTTGTATCCGGGCTTATACTCGATATTTTCAGCTTTTCTTTCATTGGGCTTATGGCGCTTTCTAAAACTGCCGCAGGTTTTGTTTCAGGCTTTTTCAACAATGAACAGAAAACTGAGAGATATCTTAACAGCTATATTTTCATAATAATTGTTTCAGTATGTTCTGTCGTAAATAACATTGTTTATTTTACGTTTTATTTCCAGGGAACGAATTTAACCTTTATTGATATTCTAATAAGATATGTACTTCCCACAACAGTATATACTGCGCTGTTCAGCATTTTCCCTGTAATTTTTGCAAGAAGAAGGAGATTTGCACGTTAA
- the mreC gene encoding rod shape-determining protein MreC, with the protein MKILLSYLGNLKEYIIFSALIVISLILIFQNDNVQIRFIRVIAVNVIGTIQDGFSFIPNIFELERENKTLRETNIDLSKEVSMLKEAKLENLRLIHMVEFKNRTNYQTVTGKIIGKTLIQTRNNITINVGENDSVKIGMPVITDKGLVGKIVATSGNYSIAQILFNKDLKVSAKIQRSRVDGIIAWDGEGKIRMKNVSKSADVKAGDVVITSEYSNSFPAGIPIGYVTTDNTLDNLFKNIEVECFVNFETVEEVFVLKYLSDDERKELEKKFGEKSK; encoded by the coding sequence ATGAAGATCCTTCTTTCATATTTAGGAAATCTCAAAGAGTACATAATATTTTCAGCCCTTATTGTTATCAGCTTAATTTTAATTTTCCAGAACGATAACGTACAAATTCGGTTTATACGCGTAATTGCTGTGAACGTTATCGGTACTATCCAGGATGGGTTTTCATTCATACCAAATATATTTGAGCTTGAGCGTGAAAATAAAACCCTGCGTGAAACCAATATCGATCTTTCAAAAGAAGTCAGCATGCTGAAAGAAGCCAAGCTTGAAAACCTCAGGCTGATACATATGGTGGAGTTCAAAAACCGGACAAACTATCAAACTGTTACCGGTAAGATAATTGGAAAAACCTTAATTCAAACCCGCAACAATATTACAATTAATGTCGGCGAAAATGATTCTGTAAAAATTGGAATGCCTGTTATTACCGATAAGGGTCTTGTAGGCAAGATCGTTGCAACAAGCGGTAATTACAGTATAGCACAGATACTTTTTAATAAGGATCTTAAAGTAAGCGCTAAGATTCAGCGAAGCAGGGTTGATGGCATCATAGCATGGGATGGCGAAGGCAAGATCAGGATGAAGAATGTTTCTAAGAGCGCTGATGTAAAAGCAGGTGATGTGGTCATCACCTCTGAATACAGTAATTCATTTCCTGCCGGTATACCAATTGGTTATGTAACTACAGATAACACACTAGATAACCTGTTTAAGAACATAGAAGTCGAGTGTTTCGTGAATTTTGAAACCGTTGAAGAAGTGTTTGTGTTGAAATATCTTTCTGATGACGAAAGAAAAGAGCTCGAAAAGAAGTTCGGTGAGAAAAGTAAATGA
- a CDS encoding rod shape-determining protein, with translation MALFGFLSADIAIDLGTANTLIYIKGKGIILNEPSIVAFDETTKKIIAVGHEAKQMHEKTHKGIKTIRPMGDGVIADFEIAEGMLRAFIKKVHSSIFPSSRVVICVPSGITEVEKRAVRDSAEHAGAKEVYLLAEPMAAAIGVGLDVSSPVGNMIIDIGGGTTEIAIISLSGIANGASIRVAGDELNVSIVEYFRKNYNILIGERTAEEIKCQVGSVMPLKEEVIIEVKGRDLVSGLPKMTEVSSIEIREALSDPVNQMIRAVKVALENTQPELASDILDRGIMLSGGGALIKGLDERIRLETNLPVHVAEDPLTAVVRGAGKVLEDLQKYSKVLIKSKKY, from the coding sequence ATGGCTTTATTCGGATTTTTATCAGCTGATATTGCAATTGACTTAGGCACAGCTAATACACTCATATACATTAAAGGCAAAGGAATAATTCTGAACGAACCTTCCATTGTTGCTTTTGATGAAACAACAAAAAAAATTATCGCTGTCGGCCACGAAGCGAAACAGATGCACGAGAAAACACACAAGGGTATTAAAACTATCAGACCCATGGGTGACGGCGTTATTGCTGATTTTGAAATTGCAGAAGGCATGCTGCGCGCATTCATAAAAAAAGTGCATTCAAGTATTTTCCCAAGCTCGCGAGTTGTTATCTGCGTGCCAAGCGGTATCACCGAAGTTGAAAAACGCGCCGTGCGCGATTCAGCAGAACATGCAGGTGCGAAAGAAGTTTACCTATTGGCTGAGCCTATGGCTGCTGCAATTGGCGTCGGACTTGATGTATCATCACCAGTTGGCAACATGATAATTGATATCGGCGGCGGCACAACTGAAATTGCGATCATATCGCTTTCAGGTATCGCAAACGGCGCATCAATAAGAGTAGCAGGTGATGAGCTTAATGTTTCTATCGTTGAATACTTCAGAAAAAATTATAACATCTTAATTGGTGAAAGAACTGCTGAGGAGATCAAATGCCAGGTTGGTTCAGTTATGCCGCTTAAGGAAGAAGTTATCATTGAAGTAAAAGGGCGTGACCTTGTTTCGGGTCTGCCTAAAATGACTGAGGTAAGCTCTATCGAGATCCGCGAGGCACTCAGCGACCCTGTCAACCAGATGATCCGTGCGGTAAAAGTTGCCCTGGAAAATACTCAGCCTGAGCTTGCATCTGACATCCTCGATAGAGGTATCATGCTCTCCGGCGGAGGCGCGCTTATAAAAGGGCTGGATGAGCGTATCAGGCTCGAGACCAATCTGCCAGTTCATGTAGCCGAAGACCCCTTAACGGCTGTTGTACGCGGAGCCGGTAAGGTACTCGAAGACCTGCAAAAGTACTCAAAAGTGCTTATTAAGAGCAAAAAGTATTAA
- the purH gene encoding bifunctional phosphoribosylaminoimidazolecarboxamide formyltransferase/IMP cyclohydrolase, protein MKRALISVYDKTGVVEFAKELLSLGFEIVSTSGTAKLLKESGIALKTIEEITKAPEVLGGRVKTLQHLIFAGILADKTNPDHQNEVKTHGFELFDLVCVSLYPFKQTISKPDCTKAEAIEQIDIGGVSLIRAAAKNFSSVSVLVDPNQYGIYLSAVKEGKDINRLLAADAFEYIASYDISIANYFRRINKQASGIFDIYYTGYEQLRYGENPHQRSGLYDVGQTGFSQIFEKLHGKELSYINIIDIDAAYNLINEFTEPACAILKHTNPCGVAEGADVKDAYLKAFATDTVSPFGGIVIVNRKLTLAAAEEMDKIFTEIVIAPEYDEDTLAFLFKKKNRRVIKYTHPQFANAMELKSVTGGLLVQDVNDMLVNEKEMKTVTERTPTDEEMKDLLFAMKVCKHTKSNAVIYAKGGRTLGIGGGQPSRVDSSMLAVNKAKRFGFDLTGCSVASDAFFPFPDGVIEAAKAGAKSVIHPGGSVKDEEVIQAANEHGLAMVLTGVRHFRH, encoded by the coding sequence ATGAAAAGAGCATTAATAAGCGTTTACGATAAAACCGGTGTTGTTGAGTTTGCAAAAGAACTCTTATCACTTGGTTTTGAAATAGTATCAACAAGCGGTACCGCAAAGCTGCTTAAAGAAAGCGGTATTGCGCTTAAAACCATAGAAGAGATCACCAAGGCTCCCGAAGTGCTTGGCGGCAGGGTTAAAACCCTGCAGCACCTCATTTTTGCAGGAATTTTGGCTGATAAAACCAATCCAGATCACCAAAATGAGGTGAAAACTCACGGTTTTGAGCTTTTTGACCTCGTCTGCGTAAGCCTGTACCCCTTCAAACAAACTATCAGCAAGCCTGATTGTACCAAAGCCGAGGCTATTGAGCAGATAGATATCGGGGGAGTTTCACTCATCCGTGCTGCAGCTAAAAACTTTTCAAGCGTAAGCGTTTTGGTTGACCCCAATCAGTACGGCATTTATTTAAGCGCTGTAAAAGAAGGAAAAGATATTAACAGGCTTCTTGCGGCAGATGCGTTTGAATACATAGCAAGTTATGATATAAGCATTGCGAATTATTTCCGAAGGATCAATAAACAGGCCAGCGGAATATTTGATATTTATTACACAGGCTATGAACAGCTCAGGTACGGCGAAAATCCGCACCAGCGCTCCGGATTATACGATGTTGGTCAAACAGGTTTCTCTCAGATATTCGAAAAGCTGCACGGCAAGGAGCTTTCATACATAAATATAATTGATATTGATGCGGCATATAATTTAATTAATGAATTTACCGAACCAGCCTGCGCAATATTAAAACATACCAATCCTTGCGGTGTTGCCGAAGGCGCCGATGTTAAAGATGCTTACTTGAAAGCATTCGCGACTGATACAGTTTCGCCTTTCGGTGGAATAGTTATTGTTAACCGCAAGCTTACACTTGCTGCCGCTGAGGAAATGGATAAGATATTTACTGAAATAGTTATAGCGCCTGAGTACGATGAAGATACACTTGCCTTTTTATTTAAAAAGAAGAACAGGCGTGTTATCAAATATACTCATCCGCAATTTGCTAATGCAATGGAGCTTAAATCAGTAACAGGCGGCCTGCTTGTGCAGGATGTGAATGATATGCTGGTTAATGAAAAAGAAATGAAGACCGTCACCGAAAGAACACCAACTGATGAGGAAATGAAAGATTTGCTTTTCGCAATGAAGGTATGCAAACATACAAAAAGTAATGCTGTAATTTACGCAAAGGGCGGCAGAACATTAGGGATAGGCGGAGGGCAGCCTTCAAGGGTTGATTCCAGCATGCTTGCCGTCAACAAAGCAAAACGCTTCGGGTTTGATCTTACCGGCTGTTCGGTCGCCTCCGATGCATTCTTCCCGTTCCCGGATGGCGTTATTGAAGCCGCTAAAGCCGGCGCTAAGTCCGTTATCCACCCGGGCGGCTCTGTTAAAGATGAAGAAGTTATCCAGGCGGCTAATGAGCACGGTTTAGCTATGGTTTTAACTGGAGTTAGGCATTTCAGGCATTAG
- a CDS encoding phosphoribosylglycinamide formyltransferase — protein sequence MNLCVFASGSGSNLKAIIKASLSGWISSGVSLVISNNSGSGALKTAAKYNIPHKHLSQKLFTTQKEFTAEILRSLKKHKVNFILLAGYMKMLDPVIIKKFKNRIINIHPALLPKFGGKGMFGIHVHEAVIAANEKTTGATVHFVNEVYDSGAVILQKQVRVKPADDAESLQKRVLRAEHKLYPEAIKLFEEKRVRVRKNKVTILNLTPNPSPKRRGETSLKLLGICLSKG from the coding sequence TTGAATTTATGTGTTTTTGCCTCAGGCAGCGGCTCAAATTTAAAAGCAATTATTAAAGCCTCTCTTTCGGGATGGATCAGTTCCGGGGTCTCCCTGGTTATAAGCAATAATTCAGGATCAGGAGCTTTAAAAACTGCAGCTAAATATAATATCCCTCACAAACATCTGTCGCAAAAATTATTCACAACACAAAAAGAATTTACAGCAGAAATATTAAGATCACTTAAAAAACATAAAGTGAATTTTATTCTGCTTGCCGGTTATATGAAAATGCTTGACCCTGTAATTATAAAAAAATTTAAGAACAGGATAATCAACATTCACCCTGCGTTATTGCCAAAGTTTGGGGGCAAAGGAATGTTCGGAATCCATGTGCATGAAGCTGTTATTGCAGCAAATGAAAAAACAACCGGCGCAACAGTGCATTTTGTAAACGAAGTTTACGACAGCGGCGCTGTTATTCTGCAAAAGCAGGTGAGAGTTAAACCCGCAGATGATGCAGAATCATTGCAGAAAAGAGTTCTGCGCGCTGAACATAAATTGTACCCCGAAGCAATAAAGCTGTTTGAAGAGAAAAGAGTCAGGGTGAGAAAAAATAAAGTGACGATTTTAAACCTCACCCCCAACCCCTCTCCTAAAAGGAGAGGGGAGACAAGCCTGAAACTTTTGGGCATTTGCCTATCCAAAGGATAG
- the rpmE gene encoding 50S ribosomal protein L31 has translation MKKGTHPKYMKCDVICNCGENRGVLFTTRSTVPQIKVEICSKCHPFFTGKQKLVDSAGRVEKFNRKYAKKKPVTAEVKTEETAS, from the coding sequence ATGAAAAAGGGAACGCACCCAAAATATATGAAATGTGACGTAATCTGCAATTGCGGTGAAAACCGCGGCGTTTTATTCACAACCCGCTCCACAGTACCGCAGATAAAGGTGGAAATCTGCTCTAAGTGCCATCCTTTCTTTACAGGCAAACAGAAGCTTGTTGACAGCGCAGGACGTGTTGAGAAATTTAACCGTAAATACGCAAAGAAAAAACCGGTTACTGCTGAAGTTAAGACTGAAGAAACAGCATCATAG
- a CDS encoding SBBP repeat-containing protein: MKIKIILGLVFIFAVSDLSSQSYQWWSARFSSPASGSQDTSVAIKQDNAGNIYVTGCVNGNNTGTDIILLKYNTVTGDTVWVRYYSSQGLNEDKATALEVDALGSVYLTGYTFQSSRDIITLKYDPAGNLVWAKTFNGSNNGGDYGLAIEIDAAGNVYVGGRSDDAGDQHFTAVKYSSAGTQFWASVYNGPLSRSFDQPDDITIDNNGNIYLAGFSTVMQDLHTSDYLTVKFNSNGNLQWAKRYNGTANDEDAATGIIYVNSAVYVTGRTDSLNGNYNYFTIKYNDANGDSLKSAFYSGPPLRQIDNAVRIKADNAGNVYVTGLSMGVNNTFDYATVKYNSDLDLQWVSRFEGTGFDTPSDMVIAGSDIYVTGASDGVSSKDYLTVKYNSSGSEQWTMRFNAPAGENDFASSVAVDQFENVYVTGYAGVTGGENDIFTLRYSPVPIGVEPVSGSIPLSYKLYQNYPNPFNPSTNIRIDIPAGNDRYTKLEIFDVLGKLISVPVNDDLKPGTYIVNWNASGTASGVLYYRLSSGDFIQTNKMILIK, encoded by the coding sequence ATGAAAATAAAAATAATACTGGGTTTGGTATTTATTTTTGCTGTATCTGATTTATCGTCACAATCTTACCAATGGTGGTCTGCCCGTTTCAGCTCACCGGCTTCAGGTTCTCAGGATACTTCTGTAGCAATTAAGCAGGATAATGCAGGGAACATTTATGTCACAGGCTGTGTGAATGGTAATAATACAGGCACAGATATAATATTGCTGAAATATAATACCGTGACAGGTGATACAGTTTGGGTAAGATATTACAGCAGCCAGGGCTTAAATGAGGATAAAGCAACAGCCCTGGAAGTTGACGCACTTGGCTCTGTTTATCTCACCGGTTATACTTTCCAGTCCAGCAGGGATATCATAACTCTGAAATATGACCCTGCGGGGAACCTTGTTTGGGCTAAAACATTTAACGGTTCCAACAACGGGGGAGATTACGGTCTTGCGATCGAAATTGATGCTGCCGGAAATGTATATGTGGGGGGCCGTAGCGATGATGCCGGAGACCAGCACTTTACCGCTGTAAAGTACAGCTCAGCAGGCACCCAGTTCTGGGCATCTGTATATAACGGACCCCTCTCACGCTCGTTCGACCAGCCTGATGATATAACAATTGATAACAACGGAAATATATACCTGGCAGGATTTTCAACTGTAATGCAGGACCTGCATACGTCAGACTATCTGACCGTAAAATTTAACAGCAACGGAAACCTTCAATGGGCGAAAAGATATAACGGGACAGCGAATGATGAAGATGCGGCAACCGGCATTATTTATGTAAACAGTGCAGTTTATGTTACAGGAAGAACTGACAGCCTGAACGGGAATTATAATTATTTCACGATTAAATATAATGATGCTAACGGTGATAGCCTTAAATCAGCTTTTTATTCGGGACCTCCGCTAAGGCAGATAGATAATGCAGTAAGGATAAAGGCGGACAATGCAGGGAATGTTTATGTCACAGGCTTAAGCATGGGTGTAAACAACACCTTTGATTATGCGACAGTAAAATATAACTCTGATCTCGATCTGCAATGGGTTTCAAGATTTGAAGGAACAGGTTTTGATACCCCGTCTGATATGGTAATTGCCGGTTCAGATATTTATGTGACAGGGGCAAGTGATGGAGTATCTTCAAAAGATTACTTAACAGTAAAATATAATAGTTCCGGTTCTGAGCAATGGACTATGAGATTCAACGCGCCGGCAGGTGAAAATGATTTTGCTTCTTCAGTTGCAGTTGACCAGTTTGAAAATGTTTATGTAACAGGTTATGCAGGTGTTACCGGCGGAGAAAATGATATTTTTACGTTGAGATATTCTCCTGTACCAATAGGTGTAGAGCCAGTTTCAGGAAGTATCCCTCTCAGTTATAAGCTGTATCAAAATTATCCGAATCCGTTTAATCCTTCGACTAATATAAGGATCGATATTCCTGCAGGCAATGATAGATACACGAAGCTCGAAATTTTCGATGTGTTAGGTAAGCTTATTTCTGTGCCTGTAAATGATGATCTGAAACCGGGTACTTATATTGTTAACTGGAATGCTTCAGGTACAGCCAGCGGCGTATTATATTACAGGTTAAGCTCAGGTGATTTTATACAAACAAACAAAATGATACTGATTAAATAA
- a CDS encoding DUF2721 domain-containing protein, which translates to MNNTIITGIEAIQSMLAPALGISATAMLLLSMHNRFSIIINRLRLLNEEKRRYHAKIADNVETGAYESIRYSSISSQLKILTKRCRVLRNAILSMMAAIMLFVLASLLIGVNIFISTELIKNTPLVFFSLGMLLVLTGIIYSANDVINSYRLTEVEVKGEV; encoded by the coding sequence ATGAATAATACTATAATTACGGGTATTGAAGCTATACAATCTATGCTTGCACCTGCGCTTGGAATATCAGCAACAGCAATGCTGCTGCTGAGTATGCACAACCGGTTTTCAATAATTATAAACAGGCTAAGGCTGCTTAACGAAGAAAAAAGGCGCTACCATGCCAAAATAGCAGATAATGTTGAAACAGGAGCATATGAAAGCATCAGGTATTCAAGTATTTCAAGCCAGCTTAAAATACTTACTAAAAGATGCAGAGTTCTGAGAAATGCTATACTATCAATGATGGCAGCAATAATGCTTTTTGTACTGGCTTCATTGCTTATCGGTGTAAATATTTTTATATCAACAGAATTAATAAAGAATACACCGCTGGTATTTTTTTCACTCGGAATGCTGCTTGTCCTGACAGGAATAATTTATTCAGCAAATGATGTGATCAATTCATACAGGTTAACAGAAGTTGAAGTTAAAGGTGAAGTTTAA
- a CDS encoding biopolymer transporter ExbD, protein MASVEQAEGGGEKRGRKKNKWQQRKRVGFHIDMTPYVDVIMLLLTFFIMTSTLNQPQVMQINLPKGDENTTVKVDMGNVVFVRISEKGNIGLSKGKSDGTEEQPIKVNLQQLKQYLEGWGTQNKDMIMILKFHRKAKYDMMISVLDEINRAAIEKRYSFSKMEEPDFKVLEAIGG, encoded by the coding sequence ATGGCAAGTGTTGAACAGGCCGAAGGCGGCGGCGAGAAACGCGGACGCAAAAAAAATAAATGGCAGCAAAGGAAGCGCGTAGGGTTCCATATCGATATGACTCCCTATGTGGATGTTATCATGCTTTTGCTTACATTCTTTATCATGACATCAACATTGAACCAGCCGCAGGTTATGCAGATCAATCTTCCCAAGGGAGATGAGAACACTACCGTTAAGGTTGATATGGGTAATGTTGTATTTGTCAGAATATCAGAAAAAGGCAACATCGGGCTTTCTAAAGGTAAATCAGATGGCACTGAAGAGCAGCCTATTAAGGTGAACCTTCAGCAGCTTAAGCAGTACCTTGAAGGATGGGGAACGCAGAATAAGGATATGATCATGATCCTTAAGTTCCACCGCAAAGCCAAATATGATATGATGATATCTGTTCTTGATGAGATAAACCGCGCAGCCATAGAAAAACGCTATAGCTTTTCGAAAATGGAAGAGCCTGATTTCAAGGTTCTCGAAGCTATAGGCGGATAA
- a CDS encoding biopolymer transporter ExbD: MPAVKKRRRPAQAIDMTPYVDVIMLILTFFILTAQFKAELAEDIQVKLPNSGNDTTKLPERNVMTLVINRFGDIFADVDNINVREDVLGDPIGLAAFHPDSSTQPGWNNPANLNDKGQMKRPIIAFNDREKFKKLLIDFRLSSKSNVGKDLRIVVKGDKEADIGAVQDLMEILKETKNTRFSFVTDLETDEKEKK; encoded by the coding sequence ATGCCAGCAGTCAAAAAACGCAGAAGACCGGCCCAGGCCATAGATATGACGCCGTATGTTGACGTGATCATGCTTATATTGACATTCTTCATTCTAACAGCCCAGTTCAAAGCTGAGCTTGCTGAAGATATACAGGTTAAGCTTCCGAATTCAGGCAATGATACAACAAAGCTGCCTGAAAGGAACGTTATGACACTGGTTATCAACCGCTTCGGTGATATTTTTGCCGATGTTGATAACATCAATGTAAGAGAAGACGTTCTCGGCGATCCTATCGGACTGGCTGCTTTTCACCCTGATAGCTCTACTCAGCCCGGCTGGAATAATCCCGCCAACCTGAATGATAAAGGCCAGATGAAACGGCCTATCATAGCTTTTAATGACAGGGAAAAGTTCAAGAAACTATTGATCGATTTCCGCCTGTCATCTAAAAGTAATGTAGGTAAAGATCTCAGAATTGTAGTGAAAGGCGATAAAGAAGCCGATATTGGTGCCGTACAGGACCTGATGGAAATACTTAAGGAAACCAAAAATACCAGGTTCTCTTTTGTAACAGATCTTGAAACGGACGAAAAAGAGAAAAAGTAA
- a CDS encoding MotA/TolQ/ExbB proton channel family protein: MKQSVFITIVLVVALVVSFAVFQFVFGSPNNFKGGDTVAGTPINVFGQIYKGGPVVIALMTISIMVITFIIERQLSLGKAKGRGPIEPFVKKVQTLVMDNDIDGAIAECNKQKGSLANVLRLALERYNVVKNDPIDGEKKMAEVQRAIEEAMMLEVPLLERNLVALSTIASISVLVGLFGTVLGMIRSFQALATAGTPNATELSTGISEALINTAFGIFGAIVAIIGYNYFSTRVSNFTYMIDEATYNIMQILTVKSK, encoded by the coding sequence ATGAAACAATCCGTTTTTATCACTATCGTCCTTGTAGTTGCACTGGTTGTATCTTTTGCAGTATTTCAGTTTGTATTCGGAAGCCCGAATAATTTCAAAGGCGGAGATACAGTTGCAGGAACACCTATCAATGTTTTCGGCCAGATCTACAAAGGCGGACCCGTTGTTATAGCGCTTATGACCATCAGTATCATGGTTATAACTTTTATTATTGAAAGACAGCTCTCTTTAGGCAAAGCTAAAGGCAGAGGACCCATTGAACCGTTCGTTAAAAAAGTCCAGACACTTGTTATGGATAATGATATAGATGGAGCTATTGCCGAGTGCAATAAGCAGAAGGGCTCGCTGGCCAATGTGCTGCGGCTTGCACTGGAGCGCTACAATGTGGTTAAAAATGACCCCATTGACGGCGAAAAGAAAATGGCTGAAGTTCAGCGCGCTATCGAAGAAGCTATGATGCTTGAAGTTCCTCTTTTAGAAAGAAATTTAGTTGCGCTCTCAACCATCGCTTCAATTTCAGTGTTAGTAGGTCTTTTCGGTACAGTACTTGGTATGATTCGTTCATTCCAGGCGCTTGCTACTGCAGGTACACCTAACGCTACTGAGCTTTCAACAGGTATCTCTGAAGCGCTTATCAATACCGCTTTCGGTATCTTCGGAGCTATTGTTGCTATTATTGGTTATAATTACTTTTCAACACGCGTAAGCAACTTCACATATATGATTGATGAAGCTACTTACAATATTATGCAGATTTTGACTGTAAAATCCAAATAA
- a CDS encoding STAS domain-containing protein, with protein sequence MSSHIKESSLQDGKIQVLKLKGNFVGGDETDELQNTIKKLSDEGNTKLVIDLGEVSYLNSSALGVLISAHANYTKREGKVKLCQLNKNLENLFVITKLSLIFDTYPSEMEAVASFSD encoded by the coding sequence ATGAGTTCACACATTAAAGAGTCATCTTTACAGGATGGGAAAATTCAGGTTTTGAAGCTAAAAGGTAATTTTGTTGGCGGTGATGAAACAGATGAACTGCAAAACACTATTAAAAAGCTCTCAGATGAAGGCAATACAAAACTGGTAATTGATCTGGGTGAGGTCTCGTATTTAAACAGTTCTGCATTAGGTGTCCTTATTTCTGCGCACGCAAATTACACAAAAAGAGAAGGAAAAGTTAAGCTTTGCCAGCTTAATAAAAATTTAGAAAATTTATTTGTTATAACTAAGCTCAGTTTGATTTTTGATACCTACCCGTCAGAAATGGAAGCTGTTGCGTCATTTTCAGATTAA
- a CDS encoding adenylate kinase has protein sequence MYLIILGPPGAGKGTQSILIAEKMGLKHLSTGEILRKAVTDGTPLGLKAKEVMDSGNLVSDEIMVGIIKDAISADDAKNGFILDGFPRTIEQAKELDKIMESLGYSAARVINITLDDEELVRRMLGRGRKDDTEETIKNRLKVYKEQTAPVREHYSSKSAVFDIYGIGSISEINNKILEVLK, from the coding sequence ATGTATTTGATAATACTAGGTCCCCCGGGCGCGGGGAAAGGGACTCAATCGATCCTTATTGCCGAAAAGATGGGTTTGAAGCATTTATCTACAGGAGAAATTCTGCGTAAAGCTGTCACAGATGGAACACCACTGGGTCTAAAAGCTAAGGAAGTAATGGATTCCGGGAATTTAGTCTCTGATGAAATAATGGTCGGCATTATCAAAGATGCAATTTCAGCCGATGATGCGAAAAATGGATTTATCCTGGATGGCTTTCCAAGAACAATTGAGCAGGCTAAGGAGTTAGATAAGATAATGGAATCCCTTGGGTATTCAGCAGCCAGGGTTATCAACATAACCCTTGATGATGAAGAGCTTGTGAGAAGAATGCTTGGCAGGGGAAGGAAAGATGATACTGAAGAAACCATTAAAAACAGGCTTAAAGTATATAAAGAGCAAACCGCTCCGGTTAGAGAGCATTATAGCTCAAAATCCGCTGTTTTTGATATATACGGAATAGGCAGTATCAGTGAAATAAATAATAAGATCCTGGAAGTGCTGAAATAA
- a CDS encoding cytochrome c, whose amino-acid sequence MDFAPIWSKKCAKCHGLNGKGKLEGVPDLTLPLTVDKSNSKIVEIITNGKKGKTDDDEDMPSFKGKLTPEEIEAAAKYVKKLGGY is encoded by the coding sequence ATGGATTTTGCACCAATTTGGTCAAAAAAATGTGCCAAATGTCATGGGTTAAACGGAAAAGGAAAACTCGAAGGTGTTCCAGATCTGACATTACCACTCACAGTTGATAAAAGCAATAGCAAAATTGTAGAAATAATAACAAACGGCAAAAAAGGAAAAACCGATGATGATGAAGATATGCCTTCATTCAAAGGGAAACTTACACCTGAGGAAATTGAAGCTGCCGCAAAGTATGTAAAAAAACTTGGAGGATACTAA